Proteins encoded within one genomic window of Arachis ipaensis cultivar K30076 chromosome B08, Araip1.1, whole genome shotgun sequence:
- the LOC107613941 gene encoding prefoldin subunit 1: protein MADEANRTAFLEIQGRMIESTGKMKQVQNQMRSKEAEKKRAYLTLEELKQLPDDTNVYKSIGRTFVLESKAALMNEQENKFKDSEASIISLQSSKEYLEKQIAEVENNLRELLQQDPGLARQIMSMNV, encoded by the exons ATGGCAGATGAAGCCAACAGAACT GCATTCCTTGAAATTCAAGGTCGCATGATTGAGAGTACTGGAAAAATGAAACAG GTGCAAAACCAGATGCGTTCCAAAGAAGCAGAAAAGAAACGGGCTTATTTGACCTTGGAGGAGCTGAAGCAGTTACCTGATGATACTAATGTTTACAAATCCATTG ggAGAAC GTTTGTGCTAGAGTCGAAGGCAGCGTTAATGAATGAACAGGAGAACAAGTTCAAGGACAGTGAAGCTTCAATTATCTCATTACAG AGCTCGAAAGAATATTTGGAGAAGCAGATAGCAGAGGTTGAAAACAATTTGAGAGAGCTGTTACAACAAGATCCTGGTCTTGCACGTCAAATTATGTCGATGAATGTATGA